One region of Dehalococcoidales bacterium genomic DNA includes:
- a CDS encoding NIL domain-containing protein: MIKRQVMFTFPQDLIKEPIIYNLSQQFSVVTNIRRADVSEDKGWVVLELEGEEKDIEDGITWVTA; the protein is encoded by the coding sequence ATGATTAAAAGACAGGTAATGTTTACTTTTCCGCAGGACTTGATTAAGGAACCTATTATCTATAATCTCAGTCAGCAGTTTAGCGTAGTAACCAATATTCGCCGGGCTGATGTATCCGAAGACAAGGGCTGGGTGGTACTGGAGCTGGAGGGGGAGGAGAAAGATATCGAAGATGGTATCACCTGGGTGACCGC